A portion of the Actomonas aquatica genome contains these proteins:
- a CDS encoding acyl-CoA carboxylase subunit beta: MPIAPEHLKRLEEARQVAELGGGEARIAKRHEKGLLTARERLAALFEPGTFMEFGQLAQHTCNQFGMEKKSMPGDGVVTGVGYVDGRPVAAFSQDFTVGGGALGRIHAKKICDIMEYAGQAGMPVLGINDSGGARIQEGEDSLSGYGQVFFKNVLLSGVVPQVSIIAGPCAGGAAYSPALTDFLIMTRKNAQMFICGPEVIKASTGQTTTMEEIGSADAHAAISGNVHFIANDEQHALQIAKKLLSFLPSNNVGDPPHRPPPNLVLNPDHEMNDILPADPKSPLDVKKVIHRLVDDGDFLEVQEFFAKNIVVGFCRIQGIVTGIVANQPNVKAGTLDIDASDKSARFIRFCNIFNIPIVTLVDVPGFLPGVAQERGGIIRHGAKMLFAYAASTVPKITVIMRKAYGGAYLAMCSADMGADMVFAWPTAEIAVMGAEGAVKILYKREIDAAEDPAKASAEFAADYRDKFASPYRAAAKGMITDIIEPSQTRGIVAMALRNTLSKRETRPPKKHGNIPL, translated from the coding sequence ATGCCTATCGCACCCGAACACCTCAAACGCCTCGAGGAGGCTCGCCAAGTCGCCGAACTCGGTGGCGGCGAAGCCCGAATCGCCAAGCGGCACGAAAAAGGCCTGCTCACCGCCCGTGAGCGCCTCGCGGCCCTCTTCGAGCCGGGCACCTTCATGGAGTTTGGCCAGCTCGCGCAGCACACCTGCAACCAGTTCGGCATGGAAAAGAAGTCCATGCCTGGTGATGGTGTCGTCACCGGCGTCGGTTACGTCGACGGCCGTCCGGTCGCCGCCTTCAGCCAGGACTTCACCGTCGGTGGTGGCGCCCTCGGTCGCATTCACGCCAAGAAGATCTGCGACATCATGGAATATGCCGGTCAGGCCGGCATGCCGGTTCTCGGCATCAACGACTCCGGTGGCGCCCGCATTCAGGAGGGTGAGGATTCCCTCTCCGGCTACGGCCAGGTGTTCTTCAAGAACGTGCTGCTCTCCGGCGTGGTTCCGCAGGTCTCCATCATCGCCGGCCCCTGCGCCGGTGGTGCGGCCTACTCCCCCGCCCTGACCGACTTCCTCATCATGACCCGCAAGAACGCCCAGATGTTCATCTGCGGTCCCGAGGTCATCAAGGCATCCACCGGTCAGACCACCACGATGGAAGAGATCGGCTCCGCCGATGCGCACGCCGCCATCTCCGGCAACGTGCACTTCATCGCCAACGACGAGCAGCACGCCCTGCAGATCGCGAAGAAACTCCTCTCCTTCCTGCCGTCCAACAACGTCGGTGATCCGCCCCACCGTCCGCCGCCCAATCTCGTGCTCAATCCCGACCACGAGATGAACGACATTCTCCCGGCCGACCCGAAGTCCCCCCTCGACGTCAAGAAGGTGATCCATCGCCTCGTTGACGACGGCGACTTCCTCGAGGTGCAGGAATTCTTCGCCAAGAACATCGTCGTCGGCTTCTGCCGTATCCAAGGAATCGTGACGGGCATCGTCGCCAACCAGCCGAACGTCAAGGCCGGCACCCTGGACATCGACGCCTCGGACAAATCCGCGCGCTTCATCCGCTTCTGCAACATCTTCAACATTCCGATCGTCACCCTCGTCGACGTCCCCGGCTTCCTGCCCGGCGTTGCCCAGGAGCGCGGCGGCATCATCCGCCACGGCGCCAAGATGCTCTTCGCCTACGCGGCCTCCACCGTGCCGAAGATCACCGTCATCATGCGCAAAGCCTACGGCGGTGCCTACCTCGCCATGTGCAGTGCCGACATGGGTGCCGACATGGTCTTCGCCTGGCCGACCGCTGAGATCGCCGTCATGGGTGCCGAAGGTGCCGTGAAGATTCTCTACAAGCGCGAAATCGACGCCGCCGAGGATCCCGCCAAGGCCTCCGCCGAATTTGCCGCCGACTACCGCGACAAGTTCGCCTCTCCCTACCGCGCCGCGGCCAAGGGCATGATCACCGACATCATCGAACCCTCCCAGACCCGCGGCATCGTCGCCATGGCCCTGCGCAACACGCTCTCCAAGCGTGAGACCCGCCCGCCGAAGAAGCACGGTAACATCCCGCTCTAA